A single region of the Solwaraspora sp. WMMD791 genome encodes:
- the raiA gene encoding ribosome-associated translation inhibitor RaiA, with product MDIVVKGRNVEVPEHYRVHVAEKLAKVERYDHKLMRVDVELFHERNPRQSDNCQRVELTCVSRGPVIRAEACAKDFYSALDAAISKLDTRLRRAADRRRVHRGRHAPVSVAEATAGLPTAGLNGFNPLPPAQPTEEPAAAVAVLDRPDPDATHDEHDAYDEYDDQPWHIVREKEHPGDPMTVDDALFQMELVGHDFYLFLDKESGRPSVVYRRKGYDYGVMALAEPTTT from the coding sequence GTGGACATCGTGGTGAAAGGCCGAAACGTCGAGGTCCCCGAGCACTACCGGGTTCATGTCGCCGAGAAGTTGGCCAAGGTCGAACGGTACGACCACAAGTTGATGCGCGTCGACGTCGAGTTGTTCCACGAGCGCAACCCCCGGCAGTCCGACAACTGCCAACGGGTCGAGCTCACCTGCGTTTCCCGCGGCCCGGTGATCCGTGCCGAGGCCTGCGCCAAGGATTTCTACAGCGCGCTCGACGCCGCCATCAGCAAGTTGGACACCCGGCTGCGCCGGGCCGCCGACCGTCGTCGGGTGCACCGGGGTCGACACGCCCCGGTATCGGTCGCCGAGGCGACCGCCGGGCTGCCCACCGCCGGACTGAACGGCTTCAACCCGCTGCCGCCGGCTCAGCCGACCGAGGAACCCGCCGCCGCGGTGGCCGTGCTCGACCGTCCCGACCCCGACGCCACCCACGATGAGCACGATGCCTACGACGAGTACGACGATCAGCCGTGGCACATCGTCCGGGAGAAGGAACACCCGGGCGACCCGATGACGGTCGACGACGCGCTGTTCCAGATGGAACTGGTCGGTCACGACTTCTACCTGTTCCTGGACAAGGAATCGGGCCGGCCGAGCGTGGTCTACCGCCGCAAGGGCTACGACTACGGCGTCATGGCACTGGCGGAGCCGACGACGACCTGA
- a CDS encoding LpqB family beta-propeller domain-containing protein, with protein sequence MRHRWRNRLLATPLLAVPVVAAVLLAGCGIPEYTEVRVDGQGPAPGLPTGSGGTQTPASRLDERNNTEAFVENFLQAPAVEAERAVEQVRDFVAPVHRDDIRDPNPEVVLTVVRLRERPQITRAEAGIEEVALTVQQVGLLRPNGALEPLPAQEPEFTEYTFRVGSVAGEQGKFIFDPPSALLLSEDALKSFYLQRTIYFWDTSQRALVPDLRYLPAAVPVERRRTVLLEALISGPSSWLASAVQALPSGLRSGGNVPDTGDQLKVTLVADAAALTDDRQLDRLAAQLMWSLGPGDFSNDLELTIQGQNPRVFRGADLRAMNASQALAETPERFVVYQGQVHRLRSSARSGEPVPVLTDEVNRDVVAAGFTRAGGGTYAALVVQTGDGQRLVTGSATGAGTSFDTSTRAFNAIGRPVWLKAPGDVGLVVADGGLYSFRVGSGAVEPVTITGVDGAVQSVGVAPDGHRIALVVGGQLYVAALGRDDKVEVLPPRAVPTSLSEITQVDWVAETLLVVAGTNPDGRVTLYDVTVDGAIETRSLRDLGGASVTHLAGYPANPANQVNGAPAGVGARMYVANGIPYDIFEPSEQIRLEEVEGVDPAAAAESGTDDVAPSAPFFLY encoded by the coding sequence ATGAGACATCGCTGGCGCAACCGCCTGCTGGCGACCCCGCTACTGGCCGTCCCGGTGGTGGCGGCGGTGCTGCTCGCCGGGTGCGGCATCCCGGAGTACACCGAGGTTCGCGTCGACGGGCAGGGCCCGGCACCCGGGCTGCCGACCGGCAGCGGCGGGACGCAGACACCGGCCTCGCGGCTCGACGAACGCAACAACACCGAGGCGTTCGTGGAAAACTTCCTGCAGGCGCCCGCCGTCGAGGCGGAACGGGCGGTCGAACAGGTCCGGGATTTCGTCGCCCCGGTACACCGCGACGATATCCGCGACCCGAACCCGGAGGTCGTGCTGACCGTGGTGCGGCTGCGGGAACGCCCGCAGATCACCCGGGCGGAGGCCGGCATCGAGGAGGTGGCGCTCACCGTCCAGCAGGTGGGGCTGTTGCGTCCCAACGGTGCCCTGGAACCGCTGCCGGCCCAGGAGCCCGAGTTCACCGAGTACACCTTCCGGGTCGGCTCGGTCGCCGGGGAGCAGGGCAAGTTCATTTTCGACCCGCCGTCGGCGCTGCTGCTCAGTGAGGACGCGCTGAAGTCCTTCTACCTGCAGCGCACCATCTACTTCTGGGACACCAGCCAGCGGGCCCTGGTGCCGGACCTGCGGTACCTGCCGGCCGCGGTGCCGGTGGAACGGCGTCGCACCGTCCTGCTGGAGGCGCTGATCAGCGGCCCGTCGAGCTGGCTCGCCTCGGCGGTGCAGGCGCTACCGAGCGGGCTGCGCTCCGGCGGCAACGTCCCGGACACCGGCGACCAGCTCAAGGTGACCCTGGTCGCCGACGCCGCGGCGTTGACCGACGACCGCCAGCTCGACCGGCTCGCCGCCCAGCTGATGTGGTCGCTGGGGCCGGGGGACTTCAGCAACGACCTGGAGTTGACGATCCAGGGCCAGAACCCGAGGGTCTTTCGAGGTGCCGACCTGCGCGCGATGAACGCCAGTCAGGCGCTGGCGGAGACGCCGGAACGGTTCGTCGTCTACCAGGGCCAGGTGCACCGGCTGCGCAGCTCGGCGCGGAGCGGCGAGCCGGTCCCGGTGCTCACCGACGAGGTCAACCGTGACGTCGTCGCCGCCGGTTTCACCCGGGCCGGTGGCGGCACGTACGCGGCGCTGGTGGTCCAGACCGGCGACGGGCAGCGACTGGTGACCGGCTCGGCGACCGGTGCCGGCACCAGCTTCGACACCAGCACCCGGGCGTTCAATGCCATCGGCCGACCGGTGTGGCTGAAGGCACCGGGTGACGTCGGGCTGGTCGTCGCCGATGGCGGCCTGTACTCGTTCCGGGTGGGCAGCGGTGCGGTCGAACCGGTCACGATCACCGGCGTCGACGGCGCGGTGCAGTCGGTGGGCGTCGCGCCGGATGGGCATCGGATCGCCCTGGTGGTCGGCGGGCAGCTCTACGTGGCCGCGCTCGGCCGCGACGACAAGGTCGAGGTGCTGCCACCGCGCGCGGTGCCCACCTCGCTGTCCGAGATCACCCAGGTCGACTGGGTGGCGGAGACGCTGCTGGTGGTGGCCGGCACCAATCCGGACGGTCGGGTGACCCTCTACGACGTGACGGTCGACGGGGCGATCGAGACGAGATCCCTGCGTGACCTGGGCGGGGCGAGCGTGACGCACCTGGCCGGCTACCCGGCCAACCCGGCCAACCAGGTCAATGGCGCGCCGGCCGGCGTCGGTGCCCGGATGTACGTGGCCAACGGCATCCCGTACGACATTTTCGAGCCGAGCGAACAGATCCGGCTGGAGGAGGTGGAGGGGGTGGATCCGGCGGCCGCCGCCGAATCCGGGACCGACGACGTGGCCCCCAGCGCACCGTTCTTTCTCTATTGA
- the mtrA gene encoding MtrAB system response regulator MtrA, with translation MRARVLVVDDDPALAEMMGIVLRSEGFLPSFVADGERALAAFRENRPDIVLLDLMLPGMSGIDVCRAIRSESGIPIVMLTAKSDTVDVVLGLESGADDYVVKPFKPKELVARMRARLRRGEDVAPELLTIGPPGNQITIDVPAHTVSRDGEEVKLTPLEFDLLVALARKPRQVFTREVLLEQVWGYRHAADTRLVNVHVQRLRAKIEPDPERPEIILTVRGVGYKAGTG, from the coding sequence ATGAGAGCCCGCGTGCTGGTTGTCGACGACGATCCCGCCCTGGCGGAGATGATGGGTATCGTGCTGCGCAGCGAGGGCTTCCTGCCGTCGTTCGTTGCCGACGGGGAGCGGGCGCTCGCCGCGTTCCGGGAGAACCGGCCGGACATCGTGCTGCTCGACCTGATGCTGCCCGGGATGAGCGGGATCGACGTCTGCCGGGCGATCCGCTCCGAGTCGGGCATTCCGATCGTGATGCTGACCGCCAAGAGCGACACCGTGGACGTCGTGCTCGGCCTGGAGTCCGGTGCCGACGACTACGTGGTGAAGCCGTTCAAGCCCAAGGAGCTGGTGGCCCGGATGCGGGCCCGGTTGCGGCGTGGCGAGGACGTCGCCCCGGAGTTGTTGACCATCGGGCCACCGGGCAACCAGATCACCATCGACGTGCCGGCGCACACGGTCAGCCGCGACGGTGAGGAGGTCAAACTGACCCCGCTGGAGTTCGACCTGCTGGTCGCGCTGGCCCGCAAGCCGCGTCAGGTCTTCACCCGGGAGGTGCTGCTGGAGCAGGTCTGGGGCTACCGGCACGCGGCGGACACCCGGCTGGTGAACGTGCACGTGCAGCGCCTGCGCGCCAAGATCGAGCCGGATCCGGAGCGACCCGAAATCATCCTCACCGTTCGGGGCGTGGGCTACAAGGCGGGCACCGGCTAG
- the mtrB gene encoding MtrAB system histidine kinase MtrB, with protein MWRRSLQLRVVTITLVASGLLVGGFAYMVASQSTNILLDRAREDVQRRLEHGRDYAAEQMSVHPQYFDPQLRVTFEQIVGTLAGGDPDQRGGVVVVMTASSYPLISSAISPAVDASGMITPELAEQVGSGAQAQQIRTGDLGEGRAKYLVYGSPVPTKFGQVELYYLAPLTTQDQAANQIRTTVLITGLALVMLLGLLAALVTRLVVTPVRVAARTAQRLSAGLLDQRMVVDGEDDLALLAASFNQMATNLQRQITRLEEMSRLQRRFTSDVSHELRTPLTTVRMAADLMFAERDRFDPAVARSAELLQTELDRFENLLTDLLEISRFDAGFAVLDVEPTDLVPVVRRVADRLDGLAERLGVRIELRLPDTPVIAEVDPRRVERVLRNLLGNAVEHGEGRPVVVTLGMDDAAVAVTVRDHGVGLRPGEEKLVFNRFWRADPSRARQTGGTGLGLSISVEDARLHGGWLEAWGAPGQGAQFRLTLPARAGDRLKSAPLRLVPTDRVAVPEQAAPPTGDTPGAAYDGSGAASRESGAASGESAAASRESGAADDEPGRVVVTPAGGVTGAGAPS; from the coding sequence ATGTGGCGTCGGTCACTGCAGCTGCGGGTGGTCACCATCACCCTGGTCGCCTCCGGGCTGCTGGTCGGCGGCTTCGCCTACATGGTCGCCTCGCAGAGCACCAACATCCTGCTCGACCGGGCCCGGGAGGACGTCCAGCGCCGCCTGGAACACGGCCGGGACTACGCCGCCGAGCAGATGAGCGTGCATCCGCAGTACTTCGATCCGCAGCTGCGGGTCACCTTCGAACAGATCGTGGGCACCCTCGCCGGAGGCGATCCCGACCAGCGGGGCGGGGTGGTGGTCGTGATGACCGCGAGCAGCTACCCGCTGATCTCCTCGGCGATCTCCCCGGCGGTGGACGCCAGCGGCATGATCACCCCGGAGCTGGCCGAGCAGGTCGGGTCCGGTGCCCAGGCGCAGCAGATCCGCACCGGTGACCTGGGCGAAGGGCGGGCGAAGTATCTCGTCTACGGGTCACCGGTGCCGACCAAGTTCGGCCAGGTCGAGCTCTACTATCTCGCGCCGTTGACCACCCAGGACCAGGCCGCCAACCAGATCCGGACCACCGTGCTGATCACCGGGCTCGCGCTGGTCATGCTCCTCGGGCTGCTCGCGGCCCTGGTCACCCGGCTGGTGGTGACCCCGGTACGGGTGGCCGCGCGCACCGCGCAGCGGCTCTCCGCCGGTCTGCTGGACCAGCGGATGGTGGTCGACGGCGAGGACGATCTCGCTCTGCTGGCCGCGTCGTTCAACCAGATGGCGACGAACCTGCAACGGCAGATCACCCGGCTGGAGGAGATGTCGCGGCTGCAGCGTCGGTTCACCTCCGACGTGTCGCACGAGCTGCGGACCCCGCTGACCACCGTACGGATGGCAGCCGACCTGATGTTCGCCGAGCGCGACAGGTTCGACCCGGCGGTCGCCCGCAGTGCCGAACTGCTGCAGACCGAGCTGGACCGGTTCGAGAACCTGCTCACCGATCTGCTGGAGATCAGCCGGTTCGACGCCGGATTCGCGGTGCTCGACGTCGAGCCGACCGATCTGGTCCCGGTGGTACGCCGGGTGGCCGACCGCCTCGACGGGCTGGCCGAGCGGTTGGGGGTCCGCATCGAGCTGCGCCTGCCGGACACTCCGGTGATCGCCGAGGTGGATCCGCGGCGGGTGGAGCGGGTGCTGCGCAACCTGCTCGGCAACGCGGTCGAGCACGGTGAGGGCCGCCCGGTGGTGGTGACGCTGGGCATGGACGACGCCGCCGTCGCGGTGACCGTCCGCGACCACGGCGTGGGGCTGCGACCAGGGGAGGAGAAGCTGGTGTTCAACCGCTTCTGGCGGGCCGACCCGTCGCGTGCCCGGCAGACCGGTGGGACGGGTCTCGGGCTGTCGATCAGCGTGGAGGACGCCCGGTTGCACGGTGGCTGGCTGGAGGCCTGGGGCGCGCCGGGCCAGGGGGCACAGTTCCGGCTCACCTTGCCGGCGCGGGCCGGGGACCGGCTCAAGTCCGCGCCGTTGCGGCTGGTGCCGACCGACCGGGTTGCGGTGCCGGAGCAGGCCGCGCCGCCGACCGGTGACACGCCAGGTGCGGCCTACGACGGTTCAGGTGCGGCCTCCCGCGAGTCAGGTGCGGCCTCCGGTGAGTCAGCTGCGGCCTCCCGTGAGTCAGGCGCGGCCGACGACGAGCCGGGCCGGGTCGTGGTGACGCCGGCCGGCGGGGTGACCGGGGCGGGGGCACCGTCATGA
- a CDS encoding ComF family protein, whose protein sequence is MDDVWAYLVDLVLPTECAGCGSTAAARAAAGGRVRLRYGVCDRCVAQVQRLRPRPVRPSPAPPGLPDCVALGEYAGVLRELLLAYKERGRHRLARPLGRLLAVAVAATADRTRPVVLVAVPSTAAAVRARHGDHLRRITRYAVAALRADGWRVSVARPLRALPRPDSAGLDSAGRLASARAGFRHRRVGLDKRRPPDPRRCVIVVDDIVTTGATLAAVDRLLAAQGLAPYAAVVIAATRRRYSR, encoded by the coding sequence ATGGACGATGTCTGGGCCTATCTGGTGGACCTGGTGCTGCCGACGGAGTGCGCCGGCTGCGGGTCGACAGCGGCGGCCCGCGCCGCCGCCGGGGGTCGGGTCCGGCTGCGGTACGGGGTGTGCGACCGCTGTGTCGCACAGGTCCAGCGGCTGCGCCCCCGGCCGGTGCGGCCGTCCCCGGCCCCGCCCGGGTTGCCTGACTGCGTGGCCCTCGGCGAGTACGCCGGGGTGCTGCGGGAACTGCTGTTGGCGTACAAGGAACGGGGCCGGCACCGGCTGGCCCGGCCGTTGGGTCGGCTGCTGGCCGTGGCGGTGGCCGCCACCGCCGACCGGACCCGCCCGGTGGTGCTCGTCGCGGTGCCGTCGACCGCTGCCGCCGTGCGGGCCCGGCACGGCGACCACCTGCGGCGGATCACCCGGTACGCGGTCGCCGCGCTGCGCGCCGACGGGTGGCGGGTGTCGGTGGCCCGGCCGTTGCGGGCGTTGCCGCGGCCGGACTCGGCGGGCTTGGACAGCGCCGGCCGGCTGGCGTCGGCCCGCGCCGGTTTCCGGCACCGGCGGGTCGGACTTGACAAGCGTCGACCGCCGGACCCGCGACGCTGTGTGATCGTGGTGGACGACATCGTCACGACGGGTGCGACATTGGCCGCTGTCGACCGGCTGCTCGCTGCGCAAGGGCTGGCTCCGTACGCCGCTGTGGTGATCGCCGCGACACGGCGTCGCTACTCGCGGTAA